A single window of Poecilia reticulata strain Guanapo linkage group LG10, Guppy_female_1.0+MT, whole genome shotgun sequence DNA harbors:
- the tex11 gene encoding testis-expressed sequence 11 protein isoform X1: protein MEHFVSTVKTLTDNLLQKQMSDFDEAIEKLFSKVSGLDTLTKIPYSQLEECAIQLWNWSVTKNAGGALSNVQQAKVRHAACSLLYCCEPESPTEGAIRKQILMASKTGRTWLDCKNPQMADHFLRLAVKSLETLYSQLMSRGDAAADVTSSKADVEKDLLRILSCQAESAVSQGNSGEATVYMQRCKDMLQRIPKDTAYLSLMCYNFGVDTYNLRKFEDSTFWLSQSYDIGKTSAKYGPGPDVLAKDLRLLATVYLEWDCQRFQEKALDAVILANKECVSTSGLYLKIRILLRSEAPDNYIRAGLDELLESQVPLEVCLSAVKLLMSEDREMLAFDYLKRVCQHFGSSPDLGAALVLHVELLLQRNKELLAKQKIEDIITGHYSGKQLTPDALTSLHVILWDQASKHFEAGNYAEALQWYNYSFSFFKAGQMEPNLAKLQRNRASCLLHLQQLEKAKEAIKEAERSDPESIFTQFCIYKIAVQDDNVQKAAEALNAMGVLSKSPVSSEDRLLLSESAASCLLCLAAQIALENGRQETAMKALEVLCENSKDEAHVLKGLRCLVRLVFSSAENSADGLRDVNLEKLLPYLKRALQTISHQSHMSAERHAEDANWFRKIAWNSALQCESRPDRMRDFFVLSYQLSLLCPPDRALLMGQRTSLLMAAAASLELCRKSPHSTQAEDLTVALEHIQACWEVCKTLKASGNLPADPTDSLLLLYEFEARAKLSDPKVETILESVLELEHVETKVLETMAGLAMEPPAHFPQLCKKALRAALSLHRKQPQADPTHCSKYVHSLIKLSLPSGVSEVESRVLQELWDYFEDALSIISATPDGFPEMETLWLLTQAWNAGILLYSLAQYHEAEKWCGLAMSFIRHLGSLRESYETQMTGLYSEILDRLDKAKKNIHTEE, encoded by the exons ATGGAGCATTTTGTATCGACTGTGAAAA cTCTCACAGATAacctgctgcagaaacagatgTCAGATTTTGATGAGGCCATTGAGAAACTCTTCTCTAAAGTGTCTGGATTAGATACTTTGACGAAAATACCGTATTCACAG CTTGAAGAGTGTGCCATCCAGTTGTGGAACTGGTCGGTGACCAAAAACGCCGGTGGTGCTCTGAGTAATGTTCAACAAGCCAAAG TTCGTCATGCCGCATGCAGTCTGCTTTACTGCTGTGAACCTGAGAGTCCAACAGAGGGCGCCATCCGCAAGCAGATCCTG ATGGCCAGCAAAACGGGCAGAACCTGGCTGGACTGCAAAAATCCCCAGATGGCCGATCATTTCTTGAGGCTTGCTGTCAAG AGCCTGGAAACCCTCTACAGCCAGCTGATGTCCAGAGGCGACGCAGCAGCCGACGTTACTTCCTCCAAGGCGGATGTGGAGAAGGACCTGCTTCGAATTCTGTCATGCCAGGCAGAGTCG GCCGTATCCCAAGGGAATAGCGGAGAAGCCACGGTCTACATGCAGCGATGTAAAGACATGCTGCAGCGGATACCGAAAGAT ACGGCGTACCTCTCCCTCATGTGCTACAACTTTGGTGTAGACACCTATAATCTGAGGAAGTTTGAGGACAGCACTTTCTGGTTGAG CCAAAGCTACGACATCGGTAAAACGAGTGCGAAGTACGGTCCTGGCCCAGACGTTCTG GCCAAAGATTTGCGTCTGCTTGCTACAGTTTATCTTGAGTGGGACTGTCAGAGGTTTCAGGAGAAGGCGCTCGATGCCGTCATCTTAGCCAACAAG GAGTGTGTGAGCACATCTGGGCTGTATTTAAAGATAAGAATCCTCCTGAGATCCGAGGCCCCAGACAATTACATCAGAGCAG GACTTGATGAGTTGCTGGAATCACAAGTTCCTCTTGAAGTCTGTCTGAGCGCAGTGAAACTTCTCATGTCTGAAGACAG AGAAATGCTGGCGTTTGACTATCTGAAGCGTGTGTGTCAGCACTTTGGCTCGTCCCCCGACCTGGGTGCTGCTCTTGTGCTGCACgttgagctgctgctgcagagaaacaaagagcTGCTGGCCAAACAGAAGATAGAAGACATCATCACTG GCCACTACAGCGGTAAACAGCTCACTCCAGATGCACTGACCAGTTTGCATGTCATTCTGTGGGATCAggcatcaaaacattttgag GCTGGTAACTATGCAGAGGCTCTACAGTGGTATAACTACTCCTTCAGCTTCTTCAAGGCAGGTCAGATGGAGCCAAATCTAGCCAAGCTGCAGAGGAACAGAGCGTCCTGCCTGCTGCACCTGCAGCAGTTAGAAAAG GCTAAAGAAGCAATTAAAGAAGCGGAAAGATCTGATCCTGAGAGTATCTTCACTCAGTTCTGCATTTACAAGATTGCTGTTCAGGACGACAATGTGCAGAAAG CTGCAGAGGCGTTGAATGCGATGGGAGTCCTGTCCAAGTCGCCAGTATCCAGCGAAGACAGGCTGCTGCTATCAGAGAGCGCAGCTTCCTGTCTCCTCTGTCTGGCAGCTCAGATTGCTCTGGAG AATGGAAGACAGGAAACTGCAATGAAAGCTCTGGAGGTTTTATGTGAGAACTCAAAAGACGAAGCTCACGTTCTGAAGGGTCTcag gtgtttGGTCCGACTCGTGTTCTCCTCAGCAGAAAACTCAGCTGATGGGTTGAG GGATGTGAATCTGGAGAAACTCCTGCCGTATCTGAAACGGG CTCTGCAGACAATTTCACACCAGTCTCATATGAGTGCTGAGCGGCACGCCGAGGACGCTAACTGGTTCAGAAAGATTG CCTGGAACTCGGCTCTGCAGTGCGAGAGCAGACCTGACAGAATGAGGGATTTCTTTGTGCTGTCCTACCAG CTCTCCCTGCTGTGCCCTCCTGACCGCGCTCTGCTCATGGGCCAGAGGACGTCTCTGCTGATGGCAGCTGCTGCCTCTTTGGAGCTCTGCAGGAAGTCTCCTCACTCCACCCAG GCGGAGGATCTCACTGTGGCTCTGGAGCACATTCAGGCCTGTTGGGAGGTCTGCAAAACCCTGAAAGCATCAG GCAACCTTCCAGCGGACCCGACGGactccctgctgctgctgtacgaGTTCGAAGCTCGTGCGAAGCTGAGCGATCCGAAGGTGGAGACGATACTGGAGTCTGTCCTGGAGCTGGAACACGTCGAAACCAAAGTGTTGGAAACCATGGCAG GCTTAGCCATGGAGCCTCCGGCCCACTTCCCTCAGCTCTGCAAGAAGGCCCTGAGAGCTGCTCTCTCCCTGCACAGGAAGCAACCCCAGGCCGACCCGACGCACTGCAG TAAGTACGTCCACAGCCTGATCAAGCTGTCCCTGCCGAGCGGCGTGTCCGAGGTGGAGAGCCGCGTCCTGCAGGAGCTGTGGGATTACTTCGAGGACGCTCTGTCCATCATCTCAGCCACG CCGGACGGCTTCCCAGAGATGGAGACGCTGTGGCTGCTGACTCAGGCGTGGAACGCCGGGATTCTGCTGTACAGCCTGGCCCAGTACCACGAAGCCGAGAAGTGGTGCGGCCTCGCCATGAGCTTCATCCGACACCTGGGGTCTCTGAGGGAGAGCTACGAGACGCAG ATGACTGGGCTCTACAGTGAAATCCTGGACAGACTGGACAAAGcgaagaaaaacatccacacaGAGGAGTAA
- the tex11 gene encoding testis-expressed sequence 11 protein isoform X2 encodes MSDFDEAIEKLFSKVSGLDTLTKIPYSQLEECAIQLWNWSVTKNAGGALSNVQQAKVRHAACSLLYCCEPESPTEGAIRKQILMASKTGRTWLDCKNPQMADHFLRLAVKSLETLYSQLMSRGDAAADVTSSKADVEKDLLRILSCQAESAVSQGNSGEATVYMQRCKDMLQRIPKDTAYLSLMCYNFGVDTYNLRKFEDSTFWLSQSYDIGKTSAKYGPGPDVLAKDLRLLATVYLEWDCQRFQEKALDAVILANKECVSTSGLYLKIRILLRSEAPDNYIRAGLDELLESQVPLEVCLSAVKLLMSEDREMLAFDYLKRVCQHFGSSPDLGAALVLHVELLLQRNKELLAKQKIEDIITGHYSGKQLTPDALTSLHVILWDQASKHFEAGNYAEALQWYNYSFSFFKAGQMEPNLAKLQRNRASCLLHLQQLEKAKEAIKEAERSDPESIFTQFCIYKIAVQDDNVQKAAEALNAMGVLSKSPVSSEDRLLLSESAASCLLCLAAQIALENGRQETAMKALEVLCENSKDEAHVLKGLRCLVRLVFSSAENSADGLRDVNLEKLLPYLKRALQTISHQSHMSAERHAEDANWFRKIAWNSALQCESRPDRMRDFFVLSYQLSLLCPPDRALLMGQRTSLLMAAAASLELCRKSPHSTQAEDLTVALEHIQACWEVCKTLKASGNLPADPTDSLLLLYEFEARAKLSDPKVETILESVLELEHVETKVLETMAGLAMEPPAHFPQLCKKALRAALSLHRKQPQADPTHCSKYVHSLIKLSLPSGVSEVESRVLQELWDYFEDALSIISATPDGFPEMETLWLLTQAWNAGILLYSLAQYHEAEKWCGLAMSFIRHLGSLRESYETQMTGLYSEILDRLDKAKKNIHTEE; translated from the exons atgTCAGATTTTGATGAGGCCATTGAGAAACTCTTCTCTAAAGTGTCTGGATTAGATACTTTGACGAAAATACCGTATTCACAG CTTGAAGAGTGTGCCATCCAGTTGTGGAACTGGTCGGTGACCAAAAACGCCGGTGGTGCTCTGAGTAATGTTCAACAAGCCAAAG TTCGTCATGCCGCATGCAGTCTGCTTTACTGCTGTGAACCTGAGAGTCCAACAGAGGGCGCCATCCGCAAGCAGATCCTG ATGGCCAGCAAAACGGGCAGAACCTGGCTGGACTGCAAAAATCCCCAGATGGCCGATCATTTCTTGAGGCTTGCTGTCAAG AGCCTGGAAACCCTCTACAGCCAGCTGATGTCCAGAGGCGACGCAGCAGCCGACGTTACTTCCTCCAAGGCGGATGTGGAGAAGGACCTGCTTCGAATTCTGTCATGCCAGGCAGAGTCG GCCGTATCCCAAGGGAATAGCGGAGAAGCCACGGTCTACATGCAGCGATGTAAAGACATGCTGCAGCGGATACCGAAAGAT ACGGCGTACCTCTCCCTCATGTGCTACAACTTTGGTGTAGACACCTATAATCTGAGGAAGTTTGAGGACAGCACTTTCTGGTTGAG CCAAAGCTACGACATCGGTAAAACGAGTGCGAAGTACGGTCCTGGCCCAGACGTTCTG GCCAAAGATTTGCGTCTGCTTGCTACAGTTTATCTTGAGTGGGACTGTCAGAGGTTTCAGGAGAAGGCGCTCGATGCCGTCATCTTAGCCAACAAG GAGTGTGTGAGCACATCTGGGCTGTATTTAAAGATAAGAATCCTCCTGAGATCCGAGGCCCCAGACAATTACATCAGAGCAG GACTTGATGAGTTGCTGGAATCACAAGTTCCTCTTGAAGTCTGTCTGAGCGCAGTGAAACTTCTCATGTCTGAAGACAG AGAAATGCTGGCGTTTGACTATCTGAAGCGTGTGTGTCAGCACTTTGGCTCGTCCCCCGACCTGGGTGCTGCTCTTGTGCTGCACgttgagctgctgctgcagagaaacaaagagcTGCTGGCCAAACAGAAGATAGAAGACATCATCACTG GCCACTACAGCGGTAAACAGCTCACTCCAGATGCACTGACCAGTTTGCATGTCATTCTGTGGGATCAggcatcaaaacattttgag GCTGGTAACTATGCAGAGGCTCTACAGTGGTATAACTACTCCTTCAGCTTCTTCAAGGCAGGTCAGATGGAGCCAAATCTAGCCAAGCTGCAGAGGAACAGAGCGTCCTGCCTGCTGCACCTGCAGCAGTTAGAAAAG GCTAAAGAAGCAATTAAAGAAGCGGAAAGATCTGATCCTGAGAGTATCTTCACTCAGTTCTGCATTTACAAGATTGCTGTTCAGGACGACAATGTGCAGAAAG CTGCAGAGGCGTTGAATGCGATGGGAGTCCTGTCCAAGTCGCCAGTATCCAGCGAAGACAGGCTGCTGCTATCAGAGAGCGCAGCTTCCTGTCTCCTCTGTCTGGCAGCTCAGATTGCTCTGGAG AATGGAAGACAGGAAACTGCAATGAAAGCTCTGGAGGTTTTATGTGAGAACTCAAAAGACGAAGCTCACGTTCTGAAGGGTCTcag gtgtttGGTCCGACTCGTGTTCTCCTCAGCAGAAAACTCAGCTGATGGGTTGAG GGATGTGAATCTGGAGAAACTCCTGCCGTATCTGAAACGGG CTCTGCAGACAATTTCACACCAGTCTCATATGAGTGCTGAGCGGCACGCCGAGGACGCTAACTGGTTCAGAAAGATTG CCTGGAACTCGGCTCTGCAGTGCGAGAGCAGACCTGACAGAATGAGGGATTTCTTTGTGCTGTCCTACCAG CTCTCCCTGCTGTGCCCTCCTGACCGCGCTCTGCTCATGGGCCAGAGGACGTCTCTGCTGATGGCAGCTGCTGCCTCTTTGGAGCTCTGCAGGAAGTCTCCTCACTCCACCCAG GCGGAGGATCTCACTGTGGCTCTGGAGCACATTCAGGCCTGTTGGGAGGTCTGCAAAACCCTGAAAGCATCAG GCAACCTTCCAGCGGACCCGACGGactccctgctgctgctgtacgaGTTCGAAGCTCGTGCGAAGCTGAGCGATCCGAAGGTGGAGACGATACTGGAGTCTGTCCTGGAGCTGGAACACGTCGAAACCAAAGTGTTGGAAACCATGGCAG GCTTAGCCATGGAGCCTCCGGCCCACTTCCCTCAGCTCTGCAAGAAGGCCCTGAGAGCTGCTCTCTCCCTGCACAGGAAGCAACCCCAGGCCGACCCGACGCACTGCAG TAAGTACGTCCACAGCCTGATCAAGCTGTCCCTGCCGAGCGGCGTGTCCGAGGTGGAGAGCCGCGTCCTGCAGGAGCTGTGGGATTACTTCGAGGACGCTCTGTCCATCATCTCAGCCACG CCGGACGGCTTCCCAGAGATGGAGACGCTGTGGCTGCTGACTCAGGCGTGGAACGCCGGGATTCTGCTGTACAGCCTGGCCCAGTACCACGAAGCCGAGAAGTGGTGCGGCCTCGCCATGAGCTTCATCCGACACCTGGGGTCTCTGAGGGAGAGCTACGAGACGCAG ATGACTGGGCTCTACAGTGAAATCCTGGACAGACTGGACAAAGcgaagaaaaacatccacacaGAGGAGTAA